CCAGGTCCTTGCGATTGTCGAAGTGCAGTTCCTTGCCCAGCGACGAGCCGTAGGCGCCGACGATGTCCTCGGTCATCGTCTCGGCGAACTCGTCCCAGTGCTTGGTATCCATCGCGCGCAGGTAGCGGTACTTGACTTGCTTGATCGCTTCGACATCTGCCACGGGGTATTCGGAGAGGCTCACCGGCTCATTGCAGCACATCGGGCCGGCCGCGGCGCGGGAGGGCCGGTAGCCAACCAGGCGGAACGCCGGCGAACCCGTTTTGTCAATGGTGCCGAATATACCTTTTCGGTGACGACACGGCATCGACCGTATACCAATGACATTGCCGCCGAACCACATTCACTGAGGTGGCGGCTAAGGTTAACGCTGGCTACCGACCCCCTATCGACGAAGGCATGGCTATATGTACGACCCGCTGGGGTTGTCGATCGGGACCATGAACCTGGTTGCGGCGGCGAACGGAAATTCTCCGGTCATCCGTCGCGCTGTGCTCACCCTGTATCCGCACTGCGCCCCGAAACTTGGTGTGTTCGGCGAGAATTCGGCCGAGCCCGGCACTCTGATGAGTGCCTTTGTGGAACGGATCGGCGACTCCGTGGCGCTGATCTCCCCGGACGGTTCCGCGCACGACCCGGACCTGCTCACGGTCGAGGCGCTGGACGCGATGGTGGTTGCCGCGGGCGCCGACGCGAGCTCCGCGGATATCACGATTGCCGTTCCCGCACATTGGAAACCGGGCGCCGTGCAGGCGTTGCGCAACGCACTGCGTACCCACGTCGGGTTTGTGCGCAGCGGCTTGCCGCCGCGCCTGGTGCCCGACGCGATCGCGGCGGTGACTGCGGTGAACGCCGAAGTGGGTGTTCCCACCGGAGGCGTGGTCGGGTTGCTCGATTTCGGTGGTTCCGGTACCTACATCACCCTGCTCGAGACCAAGGACGAATTCGAACCCGTCAGCGCCACAATGCGTTACGACGATTTTTCGGGAAATCAGATTGACCAGGCGTTGCTGCTGCACGTGATGGAAGAACTCGGTCTCACGGACATCGATGCGACCGGCACCGCCATGCTGGGTCAGCTCGGCACGCTCCGGGAGCAGTGCCGGGAGGCCAAGGAGCGGCTGTCCACCGACGCCGTCACCGAACTCGCCGCAGAACTCTCCGGCACCAGCCTCGAGCTGGAGCTCACCCGGGAGAAGTTCGACGACCTGATCGCCGACCGGCTGACCGGCCTCATCTACGCCTTCGACGACATGCTGGCGCGCAACAATTCAAGCTTCGCCGATCTGGCCGCGCTGGTGACGGTCGGTGGGGGCGCCCGCATTCCGCTTGTCAGTCAACGTCTTTCGTTCCACACCAGGCTGCCGGTGTTGACCGCGTCGGATCCGGTCAGCGCCGCCGCCAAGGGTGCCCTGCTACTGGCGACGCGCAATGAACTGATGGACCTGCGGACCCGCACCTCCGTCGGGCTGCTGGCGGGCGGGGCTCAAGCGGCCGGAGGGTCCGGCATCGGCGTGATCGACCTGCCGGCCGGTGACGTGCTGGTGATCGACCAGGACGCGTTGACCGATCGCGAGCTGGCCTGGTCGCAGACCGAGTTCCCCGAGGTGCCGACCCGCTTCCAGGGCGACTCCTACAACGAAGACGGCCCGTGCTTCTCGATGCGGCTCAACATCATCGACCCGCCGAAAGCACCGAAGCGCCGCATCCGGGTGTCGCAGCTGCTGATCGGCCTGTGCGCGGCGGTCGCCATGACCGCGGTCGGCGGGGTGGCGATCACGCTGACCGCCGTCGAGCAGCGTCACACCCACCGTCCGGCCCCCGTCGTGCCCAGCGTCGCGCCGCCGCCGGTGTCACCCAGCGCCAAGTTGCCCAACCCGATTCCGACCAGCCCGGCGGCGCCCAGCCCGCTGCCGCCGCCACCCAGCGAGGCGATGGCCCCCAGCCCGGCCGCACCCACCAGCGTCGAGACACCGCCGCCACCCCCGCCCCCGCCACCCTCGCCCCCGCCGTCCCCCGCGCTGACGACGACCAGGCCCGCCCCGGTCACCACCACACACCCCCCGGCTGCCACCACGACGCCGCCCACCTCGGAGCCGGCCCCTACCTCCGAGCCACCCAGCGCGGCCGAGGCCCCCAGCGCGGCGGAGACGCCGGCCACCTCGGAACCTCCGCCGGTGAAGATGACGACCCAGTGGCTGCACGTGCCGCTGCTCCCGCTGCCGATACCGATCCAGGTGCCGGCCAACCAGGTGCCGGCCAACCCCGCCCCGGCCAACCAGGTGCCGCAGAATGCCAACCCCCAGAACCCCTTCTCCTCGCCCGGAGGTCCCTGACCGGCGATTCTCATTTGAGCTTCATAGGAATTGCTCCCTACCTCGATGTGCGCGAGTAGGGTTTGAGCTGGCAAACTGCATACAGGCCAGCTGAATCGGTCGCTCCAGCAGTGGGGCGGATATTTGTCGCGGCGGCTCGGGCGGTGGGCCGATCCGCCTAGACCCCGTGGCTAGCTCGCACATGGCTTGGAGGGGTTATGGACATCGTGCTTGGGGTTTCGATGGAGCCCTCAGCAGTCCGGATGGTGCTGATCGAGGGGACGAATGCCGACGGCGCGACCGTCGAGGAAGAAAGCATCGACGTAGCTGCCTCGAAAGGCGCAGCAAGCGCAGCAGGCGCAGAAGGCGCAGAAGGCACAGACGACGGTGACGCAGCGACCGACCAGGTGATCGCCGCCCTGGTCGGCACCCGCGAAGGTGCGGCCGAGGGCGGTTATCAACTGGCCTCCACCGGGGTCACCTGGACGGACCCCACTGAGGTTGCCGCGCTGCGGCTGGAGCTCGCCGCCCGCGATGTCGGCAGCGTGATGCTGGTGTCGCCGCTGCTCGCCGCGGCCGCGCTGGCGCAGACTGTCGGCGCCGCCCTCGACTACGAGCACATCGCGATGCTGTTCGTCGAGGCCGGCAGCGCGACCCTGGCCGTCGTCGAGGTCGCCGACGGCTCGATCGTCGACCTGCACCGGCAGGCCGTCCGGGATGAATCCCTGGCAGCCGGGCTGGTGACGATGGTCGCGGGTCTGGATGCGCCGGCTTCGCGCGCCGACGGCGTCTTCCTCGTCGGATGTGGCGTCGACATCGTCGGCGTCAAGCCCGCCCTGGAGGCGGCGACGTCGTTGGTGGTCAGCTGCCCCGAAGAGCCGGAGATGGCGCTGGCCAGGGGCGCGGCACTGGCCTCGGCGAATGCACCGCTGTTCGCGTCGTCGACTTCCGCACTGGCCTACGCGCTGGATCCAGGCACCGGTGAGGTGAACCCGCGCGCGCTCACCCCGAGCTACCTCGACGTCTGCGCCATCGCCGGCGTCAGCGAGGGCGCACTGGCCTACAGCGCCCTGGACGAAGAAACCGACCCGGCCGCCGAACCCGAACAGGACCCGCATCGCAAGCCATTGGCGCTGGTGAGCGCGGCCATCGCCGGCATCGCAGCGGTGGTGGCCGGGGTGCTGATCGTGTCGCTGGGCTCCCACGTCCGCCCGACCGCGGCTCAGCAACCCAGTCCGCGCGAGAGCGCCGAGGCGCCGGCGTCCCAGGCACCCGCAACCGAATTGCCGGCGCAGGTGTTGTTGCCGGGCACCAGCGCGGCACCGCCCCCGAGTGCGCCGCCGGCGGCCCCGCCGTCCGTGGAGGTCGCGGCTGCACCCGCCCCGCCGCCGGTGATTCAGCAGGCGCCGCCGCAGACCGTCACCAGGCCGGCACAGGCCCCGGCATACGTGGCGCCCGCGCCGCGCCGGCAGCCCACCCAGCAGGCGGCGCCGCCGGTGCAGACCCCGGTGCAACAGGCCCCGCCGCCGTCGGCTCCGCCGCCGGCCGCGCCCGCCCCGGCCGCCCCGGCCCCCGCTGCGCCGCCGACCCCGGTGATGACGATGTATCTGCACCTGCCGTTCATGTCGATCCCGATCCCGATCAACCCACCACCGCCGCCGCCCCCGCCCGCGCCCGCGGAGCCTGGTCCGTAGCGGATCTGCCGGGTTGAGCGCAGACTGGGCAGTATGAGCGATAAAGGTGGGTCGGGCGGCGGCTTCGGGTTCGATCCCGAGGACTTGGATCGGGTGATTCGGGAGGGCACCGAAGGCCTGCGTGACGCGTTCGAGCGGATCGGTCGGTATGTCGGCTCCCCCGGCGGGCGCCCGGGGTGGTCGCTGCTCTTCGAAGATCTCTCCCGGCGCAGCCGCCCGGAACCTGAAACCGCCGGCGAGGCCGGCGATGGCGTGTGGGCCATCTACACCGTGGACGCCGACGGCGGCGCGCGGGTTGAGCAGGTGTACGCCAACGAACTCGACGCCCTGCGCGCCAACAAGAACAACACCGACCCCAAGCGCAAGGTGCGCTTCCTGCCGTACGGCATTGCCGTCAGCGTGTTGGACGACCCGACTGACGGCCCGGCGAAAGACGCAATAGGCGATCCTGCCTAGCCTCGGCGGCGGCCTATGCTGGGCAGATTGTGGCTGCCCAACCCTCCGTCTGCCATAACTGCGGATCCGAGCCGCGCCAGGGTGCGCGGTTCTGCGACGCGTGCGGTGCGCCGCTGACAGTGGTCGTCCAGCCTGCCGAATACAAGCAGGTGACCGTCCTGTTCGCCGACGTGGTGCGGTCGATGGACATGGCGGCGGCCCTCGGGCCCGAGCGGTTGCGCGAGGTGATGACCGAGTTGGTGGATCGGTCGGCGGCAGTGGTGCAGCGTTACGCGGGCACCGTGGACAAATTCACCGGCGACGGCATCATGGCGCTTTTCGGTGCGCCGATCGCGTTGGAGGACCATGCTTTTCGGGCTTGTCTGGCGGCCATGGACATCCAGCAGGTGGCGCAGCGGCTGGGCGCCGAGGTCGCTCGCAGAGACAACATCGATCTGCGGGTGCGGGTCGGCCTGAATTCCGGGCAGGTGATCGCCGGTGAAGTCGGTGCCGCCCACCTCGGCTACACCGCCGTCGGCGAGCAGGTGGGGATGGCTCAGCGGATGGAATCCGTTGCACCACCGGGCGGAGTCATGCTCAGCGAGTCCACCGCCCGGCTGGTGGACGACCGGGTGGCCCTCGCGCCACCGGAGACGGTGCGCATCAAAGGCGTCGAGACGGGTGTCCCGGCGCGGCGACTGCTGGGCGTCGGTGTCGAGGATCCCGGACGAACGCACAAGGTGCGGCACGAGTCCCGGCTGGTCGGTCGCCACGCGGAGACTGCGGCGGCAGCGCGACTTCTGGACGAGGCGGCGCGTGGCCACGGAGCCATCGTCACGGTGTCGGGGCGGCCCGGTGTCGGGAAGACCAGGTTGGGTCGCGAGGTGGTGGCGACGGCCAGCGGGCGAGGATTCGAAGTCTTTGTCACCTACTGCGAATCCCACACCCGCGACATCCCGTTCCACGTGATCTCCCGGCTGCTGCGGGCGGTCTTCGGCGTCGGTGCGGTGCCGGCGGAGGCCGGCCGGGCGCGGGTCCGGGCCAAGATTCCCGGCGCGGGCGCTGAGGATCTGCTGCTGCTCGACGACCTGCTGGGCATTCGCGACCCAGAGACGGTGTTACCGGACATCACCCCCGAAGCCCGGCGCCGCCGGTTGGTCAAACTCATCGAAAGCGTTGCGCTGCATCGCGCCGAGCCGGCGTTGTATGTGGTCGAGGATGCACACTGGATCGACAGCGTCAGCGAAGCCCTGCTCGCCGACTTCGCCGCGGCGGTACCCCGGATGCGCGCGATGCTACTGGTGATCTACCGGCCCGAGTATGCCGGGACGCTGTCCTCGATCACCGGTTCGCACCAGTTTTCTCTTGTGCCCCTAGATGACTCGCACACTGCCGAATTGGTCGGCGCGCTGCTGGGCCCGGATCCCTCGGTGCTCGGGCTGGCGGTTGTAATCGCCGAGCGGGCGGCGGGTCTGCCGTTCGCCGCCGAAGAGATCGTGCGCGACCTGGCCGAGCGGGGTGTGTTGGAAGGGTTGCCGGGCAGTTATGTCTGCGTCCGTCCGCAAGCCGACATCCAGGTGCCGGCCAGTGTCCAGGCGATCATCAGCGCCCGTATCGACCGCCTCACCGCAACGGCCAAACGCACGCTGAACGCCGCGGCCGTGATAGGCCTCCGTTTCGACCAGCAATTGCTCGAATCGCTGCTGGAGTCAACGGATTTGATGCCGCTGATCGAAGCGGAGCTGATCGAGCAGATCGCCTTCACGCCGCACGCCAGGTACGCGTTCTGCCATCCGCTGATCCAGGCGGTGGCCTACGAATCGCAGTTGAAGTCCGGGCGATCGGAGTTGCACCGGCGCGTCGCGGCCGTGTTGCAACGCACCCACGGCCGCTATACCGGGCAGGAGGCCGCCATCGTCGCCACTCAGTACGCGGCCGCCGGCGATCTGCGGGATGCATTCGACTGGCACATGCAGGCGGCAACCTGGTACGGCACCCGCGACATCCGGGCGGCGCGGAAGAGCTGGGAACTGGCGCGCGACGTCGCCGACCGGTTGCCCGACGACGAACCGGAACGGCTGGCCATGCGGATCGCACCGCGGGCAATGCTGTGCGGCAGCACTTTTCAAGTGGGCGGTACCCCCTCGGACACCGGATTCGACGAATTGCGCGAACTCACCTCCGCCGCGGGCGACAAGAGGTCCCTGGTGCTGGGGATGGCCGGACACCTGACCGCGCTGACCTTCAACTCCCGCAACTCCGAAGCAGCCGAGGTGGCCTCGGAGTTCGCCACGCTGGTCGAGTCGATCGGCGATCCGGCGCTGACCGTCGGACTGTTCTACGCAGGAGCACAGGCGAAGTGGGAAGCCGGCCAGGCGAGCGAGAGTCTGCGCCTGACCCAGCGGGTCATCGACATCGCCGACGGCGACGCCACCATGGGCGACTTCCTCATCGGCTCGCCCCTCGCCTTCGCGCTCACCGTCAAGGGTGCCGCCGGCATGTTCCTGGGCCGCGGCGGCTGGCGCGATGACATGGAGGCGGGCATCGCGCTGGTCCGCGCCGTCGACGAGGGCGCGGCGCCGTTCGCGCACCTCTACAAGTACCAGGCTGCGCTGCAGAACGGTGCCGTGCTGCCTACCGCGGCGGACGTGGCTCGGGCATCCGAAGACCTGGGCCTCGTCGAGCAATCCGGCAACAACACAGCGTTGGCGTACGCACTTCTCAATCGCGCGACCACGCTGATACACACCGACACCGCCAATCGAGCGCCCGGGCTGGAGTGCCTGACCAGGGCCCGCGAGTTGTTCGTCGCGGAGAAGCTCACCGTGTCGCTGCGGCGGATGGTCGACATCGAATTCGCCCGGGAACGCGCGCGCTCCGGCGATGTCGATGCCGCAATCGACTCCGCCACAACGGTTCTCGACGAGCAATTCGAATGCGGCGAGGTGATCTTCCGCGGCCCGGCGACCGCGGTCCTGGTAGAGGCGCTGTTGTCGCGGGGATCGGCCGCCGACCTGGAGGCCGCTCACCACGCCGTCGACCGGTTGGCGGCGGTGCCGACCGAGCCGGGGTTCGTGCTGTTCGAGCTTCCGGTACTGCGGTTGCGGGGCCTGCTCGCGAGGGCCCGCCGGGACGAAGCGGGGCACCGGCGGTTCACGCAACGCTGCCTGACTCTGGCTCGAGAGGCAGGTTACGAGGCTTACCTGGGCTGACCCCTCGCCGGGTCAGCCCTGCTCGACCGTGTTCCCGCTGCCGCTCTTGGTGATCTTCGGCGAGCCGGAATGATAGGTCACCTTGTTGTTGAGCCCGGAAGCTTCGATGGTGTCCACGTTGTCTACGGTGACGACGTTCTGCAGGCCCTGCACGTTGACCGTCGCGCAGTGCCCGGTGATCGTCACCGTGTTGGAGATCCCGCTGATCTCGATCACGTTGCCGTTGCAGGCGACGGTCTTGTTCTCGTTGATGCCCGAGATCGTGATCGTCTCGCCCGCCGGTGCGGTGGACGACGGTGACGGACCCGCGCTGGGCGTGCGCGTCTTACCGGTCGACGGTGCGGTGCGACTCGGCGCCTTGCCGGTCGTCGTTGCCGCCGAGGTGCTCTCGGTGGGGGAGGGCACGACGAGATCGTCATGGGAGAACTGGTGTGCGGCATAGGCGGCGATGCCGCCCACCAACACCAGCACGCCGAGGACGCCCGCCGCGGCCAGAATCCAGAACCAGCGCATGCCCGATGACGAGCGGGGCGTGGCGCCGGGATACGGGCTGCTGTACCCGTAGCCGGGAGGGGACATGTTCGACGGTGTCGGCGGGGGGACGGGCCCCGGCGGGGGCGGCGGATAGTTGTAGCCGCCGCCGGAGCCCAGGCCGGCGCCCGACTCGGATGCCCGTGCCTGATCGGCCAGTGGCTGCTCCAGCTCCCGGATCCGGGCTTCCGGGTCATCCTCTGAATTCATGCCTGAGATGCTCCCATATCGGCAACCCCGCGGAATAGGCTCAGCGTCGTGCCCGCCTTGCCGAATCGCCAGATCCTGTTGCGCCGCCGCCCCTCCGGTCTGGTGCAGCCCGAAGACACCGAGTTGATCACCCGGCCGGCCCCCGAACTCGCGGCGGGAGAGGCGTTGTTGCGCACCACCTACGTGGGCATCGACGCCGCCCTGCGCACCTGGCTGGACGACCAGCCCAGTTACCTGCCCCCGGTGCAGATCGGTGAGGTGATCCGGGCGGCGGGAATCGGCGAGGTCGTCGAAACACGTTGCGATGCTTACGCCGTCGGCGACATCGTCACCACGCTGACCGGTTTCCAGGAGTACGTGGTCATCCGCGACGACATCTTCAGCACTCCCATCCCGGGTGAGGACGACCAGCTGGCGATCATGTCGGTGTACGGGCCGACCGGCGCCACCGCCTACTTCGGGATGACCGATATCGGCCGCCCGCAACCGGGGGAGACCGTGGTGGTCTCCGCCGCGGCGGGCGCCACCGGATCGGTGGCCGGGCAGATCGCCAAGATCGCCGGCGCCCGGGTGGTGGGTATAGCGGGCGGGCCGGAGAAGTGCCGGGCGGTGGTCGAGGACTTCGGATTCGACGCGTGCATCGACTACAAGAACGACGACATCGTCGCCGCGCTCAAAGAGCACTGCCCGCGCCGCGTCGACGTCTATTTCGACAATGTCGGCGGACCCATCCTCAACGCGGTGCTGGGCCGGATCGCGTCCAAGGCCCGCGTGGTGCTCTGCGGTGTCATCTCCAGTTACCTCACCGGCGAGCACCCGGGACCGGCCAACTACGTCAACCTGCTGTCCAAGACCGCATCGATGCAGGGTTTCAACGCGCTCGACCAGTGGGGCCGCTTCGACGAGGCGTTCGCCAACCTGCGCCAGTGGGAGTCCGAGGGGCGCCTGCGACACCGTCAGACCATTTACGACGGCATCGAGCAGTGCGTCGACGCCCTCAACGGACTTTTCACCGGGGCGAATATCGGCAAGACGCTGGTCAAGATCAGCGAGCCGGGCTGAATCAGCGGGTGATCGCGATTGATTTGGCGTCCAGGTAGCCCTCGATGCCCTCGGGTCCCAGCTCGCGCCCGTAACCGCTGCCCTTCACGCCGCCGAATGGCGCAAACGGGTCCATGGTGTAGCCCTGGTTGATTCCGAGGGTGCCGGTGCGCACCCGCGCCGCGATGCTCAGCGCCCGGTCGGTGTCGCCCGTCCACACCGAGCCGGCCAGGCCGTAGTCGGAATCGTTGGCGATGGCCACCGCCTCGTCTTCGTCGCGGTATCCGATCACTGTGATCACCGGGCCGAAGATCTCTTCGCGCGCGATCCGCATGCTGTTGTCGGCCTCCGCGAAAAGGGTTGGGCGCACGTACCATCCGCGGTCGAGGCCGTCGGGCATGCCGGTGCCGCCGGTGACCAGCCGGGCGCCTTCGCGTTCGCCGATCCGGATGTAGTCGAGCACACGTTGCTGCTGGCGGTGCGAGACCAGCGGCCCGAGCTGGGTCTCCGGATCGGTCGGATCGCCGACGCGCAGCCCGCTCATCTCGGCGGCGAGCGCCTGGACGTACTCGTCCTGGCGGTGCGACGGCACCAGCACGCGGGTCAGCGCGTTGCAGATCTGGCCGCTGTTGGACAGGCTCGCCGACCGCACTCCCGCCGCGACCTTGTCGGGCGCGGCGTCCTCGAGAACGATCGCAGCGGATTTTCCGCCGAGTTCCAGGCCGACCCGGGTGAGATTGGCTGCGCATGCCGCGGCTACCGCCCGCCCCGCGGCGGTGGAACCGGTGAACGACACCTTGTCCACGCCGGGATGGGCTACCAGGAGTTCACCGGTGTCGCGCCCCCCGGTCACGACCGTGACGACTCCCGGCGGCAACTCCGCCTGCTCCAGCAACTCTGCCAACAACAGTGCGTCCAAGGGACTTTCGGCGGCCGGCTTCAGCACAACGGTGCAGCCCGCCAGCAGCGCGGGAACCAGCTTGGTCATGATCAGGAACTGCGGCATGTTCCAGGGCACGATCGCGGCGACCACGCCGACCGGCTCCTTGCGGATGTGCACGTCGGCGCCGAAGAACCCGGGGCGGGTCTCCTGCCACGAGTGACGCTCGGCCAGGTCGCAGAACGCCCGCATCATCATCGTCGGCAACCCGACCTGGGCGCGTCTGGCGAACGTGATCGGGGCACCGATCTCAGCGGTGATGGTCTCGGCCATCCGCCCGCTGTGCTGCTGGTAGATCTCGGCGAGCCGGCGAATCAACGCAATACGGTCAGCCGGTGCGTAGCTGGACCACGGCCCCGAATTCAGCGCTGTGCGTGCCGCATTGACGGCGGCGTCGACATCGGCCGGGTCGGCGGCAGGCACCTGCGCGATGGGCTCCTCGGTGTGTGGCGAGATGACCTGGAAGTCCTGCCCCGTTGTCACTCGGTGCTCCCATCGCTGGAATATCAACTACTTGTGATCCTGCCCACGAGCATATACCGTCGGCTTCGACGGACGGACAGGAGCGGTCATGCCCCGATTTCCCAAGCCACCGGAAGGCAGCTGGACCCAGCACTACCCCGAACTGGGCACCGGGCCGGTGTCCTACGAGGACTCCATCAGCCCGGAGATCTACCAACTCGAGCGCGAGGCGATATTCAAGCGGGCGTGGCTCAATGTGGCCCGGGTGGAGCAACTTCCGCGCAAGGGCAGCTACCTGACCCGGGAGCTGAAGGTCGTCAACACCTCGATCATCTTGGTGCGCAACGGGTCTGGAGAGATCAAGGCTTACCACAACGTGTGCCGCCATCGCGGCAACAAGCTGGTGTGGAATGACATGCCGCTGCAGGAGACCAGCGGCGTGTGCCGGCAGTTCACCTGCAAGTACCACGCGTGGCGCTACGACCTGGACGGCAACCTGACGTTCGTGCAGCAGGAAGACGAGTTCTTCGACCTGGACAAGAGCCGGTACGGGCTGGTGCCGGTGCACTGCGACGTCTGGGAAGGCTTCGTCTTCGTCAACTTCGCCAGGCAGCCCGAGCAGTCACTGCGCGAGTTCCTCGGTCCGATGGTCACCGCACTGGAAGGCTATCCGTTCGGCGCGATGACCTCGCGCTGGAGCTATCGCTCTGAGGTGAAGGCGAATTGGAAGCTCTACATGGACGCGTTCCAGGAGTTCTATCACGCGCCGGTGTTGCATGCGAACCAATCACCGACCGCATATTCCAAGGCCGCGGCGCAAGCCGGCTTCGAGGCTCCGCACTACCGGCTGGAGGGTCCACACCGGCTGGTTAGCACCTCCGGTGTGCGTGCCTGGGAGATGGCGCCGGAGATGCGCAAGCCGATCGAGGACATCTGTCAGAGCGGACTTTTCGGACCGTGGGACAAACCCGACCTCGGCGAGCTGCCGGCGGGGCTGAACCCCGCGAAATGTGAACCGTGGGGCCTGGATTCGTTCCAGCTGTTCCCCAACTTCGTGATTCTGTTCTGGGGTCAGGGCTGGTACCTGACCTACCACTACTGGCCGACGTCGCACCAGAGCCACATCTTCGAAGGCACGTTGTACTTCCCCCAGCCGCGCACTCCGCGGGAGCGGGTGGCCCAGGAGCTGGCGGCGGTGTCGTTCAAGGAGTACGGCCTGCAGGATGCCAACACCCTCGAGGCGACCCAGTCCATGATCGAGTCGCGCGTGATCGACGAGTTCCTGCTCTGCGACCAGGAGATCCTGCTGCGCCACCTGCACAAGGAGACGGCGGCCTGGATCGAGGATTACCGGGCCGGGAGTGTGGCGCGATGACAGCCCTGCTCCCAACGGAATTCGCCGACCTCGAGCAGTTCTCGGACTGGTGCCTGCCGTCGGAGCCGCAGCGTTACGCCAAGCGTCTGGCCAGCTCCATGACCGAGATGAAGGCTTTCTACGACGCGGTAACCCCCCGCGCGGAAGAGGCTCTCGCCTACTGCGACAAGTTTCCGCTCGACGACCTTCCGGACGACGTGCTGAACCTCATGCACCTGCTGTACTCCATGATCATGGTGTCGTTTCCGGTGGAGTGCTGGAAACAGCCCCGGGTGCCCGACTCGGGCGCCTCCACCCTGGACTGCGTGTCCGAGCCCGTCCCGTGAGCGGTACCACCGTTCTGCGTGCGGCCCGCTGGGTCGACGTCGAATCCGGTCAGGTTCGCTCTCCGGCGACGATCGTGGTGGACGGCGAGCGCATCGCTGCGGTGAACGACGAAGGGCCGCTGCCGGATTCGGCCACGGTCATCGACCTCGGCGATGTGACGCTGTTACCGGGTCTGATGGACATGGAACTCAACCTGTTCATCGGCGGACCCGGCGGCCCGGAAGGCCTGCCGGCGCCGATGCACGGCGTGCAGGACGACCCCGCGTATCGCACGCTGCGGGCCGCGGTCAACGCGCGTACCACGCTGGACGCCGGCTTCACCACCGTGCGCAACCTCGGTCTGATGGTCAAGACCGGCGGCTACCTCCTGGACGTCGCGCTGCAGCGCGCCATCGACCAGGGCTGGCACGTGGGCCCTCGGGTCTATCCGGCCGGGCACGCCGTCACGC
This genomic stretch from Mycobacterium paragordonae harbors:
- a CDS encoding Hsp70 family protein, with protein sequence MYDPLGLSIGTMNLVAAANGNSPVIRRAVLTLYPHCAPKLGVFGENSAEPGTLMSAFVERIGDSVALISPDGSAHDPDLLTVEALDAMVVAAGADASSADITIAVPAHWKPGAVQALRNALRTHVGFVRSGLPPRLVPDAIAAVTAVNAEVGVPTGGVVGLLDFGGSGTYITLLETKDEFEPVSATMRYDDFSGNQIDQALLLHVMEELGLTDIDATGTAMLGQLGTLREQCREAKERLSTDAVTELAAELSGTSLELELTREKFDDLIADRLTGLIYAFDDMLARNNSSFADLAALVTVGGGARIPLVSQRLSFHTRLPVLTASDPVSAAAKGALLLATRNELMDLRTRTSVGLLAGGAQAAGGSGIGVIDLPAGDVLVIDQDALTDRELAWSQTEFPEVPTRFQGDSYNEDGPCFSMRLNIIDPPKAPKRRIRVSQLLIGLCAAVAMTAVGGVAITLTAVEQRHTHRPAPVVPSVAPPPVSPSAKLPNPIPTSPAAPSPLPPPPSEAMAPSPAAPTSVETPPPPPPPPPSPPPSPALTTTRPAPVTTTHPPAATTTPPTSEPAPTSEPPSAAEAPSAAETPATSEPPPVKMTTQWLHVPLLPLPIPIQVPANQVPANPAPANQVPQNANPQNPFSSPGGP
- a CDS encoding DUF7159 family protein, with translation MDIVLGVSMEPSAVRMVLIEGTNADGATVEEESIDVAASKGAASAAGAEGAEGTDDGDAATDQVIAALVGTREGAAEGGYQLASTGVTWTDPTEVAALRLELAARDVGSVMLVSPLLAAAALAQTVGAALDYEHIAMLFVEAGSATLAVVEVADGSIVDLHRQAVRDESLAAGLVTMVAGLDAPASRADGVFLVGCGVDIVGVKPALEAATSLVVSCPEEPEMALARGAALASANAPLFASSTSALAYALDPGTGEVNPRALTPSYLDVCAIAGVSEGALAYSALDEETDPAAEPEQDPHRKPLALVSAAIAGIAAVVAGVLIVSLGSHVRPTAAQQPSPRESAEAPASQAPATELPAQVLLPGTSAAPPPSAPPAAPPSVEVAAAPAPPPVIQQAPPQTVTRPAQAPAYVAPAPRRQPTQQAAPPVQTPVQQAPPPSAPPPAAPAPAAPAPAAPPTPVMTMYLHLPFMSIPIPINPPPPPPPPAPAEPGP
- a CDS encoding ATP-binding protein, with the protein product MVVQPAEYKQVTVLFADVVRSMDMAAALGPERLREVMTELVDRSAAVVQRYAGTVDKFTGDGIMALFGAPIALEDHAFRACLAAMDIQQVAQRLGAEVARRDNIDLRVRVGLNSGQVIAGEVGAAHLGYTAVGEQVGMAQRMESVAPPGGVMLSESTARLVDDRVALAPPETVRIKGVETGVPARRLLGVGVEDPGRTHKVRHESRLVGRHAETAAAARLLDEAARGHGAIVTVSGRPGVGKTRLGREVVATASGRGFEVFVTYCESHTRDIPFHVISRLLRAVFGVGAVPAEAGRARVRAKIPGAGAEDLLLLDDLLGIRDPETVLPDITPEARRRRLVKLIESVALHRAEPALYVVEDAHWIDSVSEALLADFAAAVPRMRAMLLVIYRPEYAGTLSSITGSHQFSLVPLDDSHTAELVGALLGPDPSVLGLAVVIAERAAGLPFAAEEIVRDLAERGVLEGLPGSYVCVRPQADIQVPASVQAIISARIDRLTATAKRTLNAAAVIGLRFDQQLLESLLESTDLMPLIEAELIEQIAFTPHARYAFCHPLIQAVAYESQLKSGRSELHRRVAAVLQRTHGRYTGQEAAIVATQYAAAGDLRDAFDWHMQAATWYGTRDIRAARKSWELARDVADRLPDDEPERLAMRIAPRAMLCGSTFQVGGTPSDTGFDELRELTSAAGDKRSLVLGMAGHLTALTFNSRNSEAAEVASEFATLVESIGDPALTVGLFYAGAQAKWEAGQASESLRLTQRVIDIADGDATMGDFLIGSPLAFALTVKGAAGMFLGRGGWRDDMEAGIALVRAVDEGAAPFAHLYKYQAALQNGAVLPTAADVARASEDLGLVEQSGNNTALAYALLNRATTLIHTDTANRAPGLECLTRARELFVAEKLTVSLRRMVDIEFARERARSGDVDAAIDSATTVLDEQFECGEVIFRGPATAVLVEALLSRGSAADLEAAHHAVDRLAAVPTEPGFVLFELPVLRLRGLLARARRDEAGHRRFTQRCLTLAREAGYEAYLG
- a CDS encoding DUF3060 domain-containing protein, with protein sequence MNSEDDPEARIRELEQPLADQARASESGAGLGSGGGYNYPPPPPGPVPPPTPSNMSPPGYGYSSPYPGATPRSSSGMRWFWILAAAGVLGVLVLVGGIAAYAAHQFSHDDLVVPSPTESTSAATTTGKAPSRTAPSTGKTRTPSAGPSPSSTAPAGETITISGINENKTVACNGNVIEISGISNTVTITGHCATVNVQGLQNVVTVDNVDTIEASGLNNKVTYHSGSPKITKSGSGNTVEQG
- a CDS encoding NADP-dependent oxidoreductase codes for the protein MPALPNRQILLRRRPSGLVQPEDTELITRPAPELAAGEALLRTTYVGIDAALRTWLDDQPSYLPPVQIGEVIRAAGIGEVVETRCDAYAVGDIVTTLTGFQEYVVIRDDIFSTPIPGEDDQLAIMSVYGPTGATAYFGMTDIGRPQPGETVVVSAAAGATGSVAGQIAKIAGARVVGIAGGPEKCRAVVEDFGFDACIDYKNDDIVAALKEHCPRRVDVYFDNVGGPILNAVLGRIASKARVVLCGVISSYLTGEHPGPANYVNLLSKTASMQGFNALDQWGRFDEAFANLRQWESEGRLRHRQTIYDGIEQCVDALNGLFTGANIGKTLVKISEPG